The Drosophila nasuta strain 15112-1781.00 chromosome 2L, ASM2355853v1, whole genome shotgun sequence genome window below encodes:
- the LOC132789472 gene encoding homeotic protein spalt-major isoform X1, translating to MCSIFRNRINYRGTGTRSTTSAGSGSSTGAGAVTGAGVGDRDNLLAKELNADSNNNGSIADEVPQLHPNAGTDGELPMEVSVETSLPSLNEDQQPENSNEALDLSVISGSRLPTSGHVALEALQHTKVAVAQFAATALAGAADPSDLAMVQSTIFNVQRQHLMQLQLIQHLQSQLKRAGGVVAALSRQGRNDEERDDVEEEEDAEVEAEAEVEEQKVRETEQEYLVKGKPRMNGEVLEDDHVRLKESLKTDGHNLTLKMAIECNKESEGEREREREREHIKREDEREIEAEVEPETENEYQPLMCDISSSLASSIITNHDPPPAPNEPNCLEMLQRRTEEVLDSASQSLHAAQMQEEYSEYASKEAQSRGEIFKHRCKYCGKIFGSYSALQIHLRSHTGERPFHCNVCGSKFTTKGNLKVHYQRHTQIFPPMMLPPVVNGGAIAGAGGGSSSGSAEQFAALTPIRLPFVPPAPLAPPPPPSRDPCAQEQQQAQSIQQIHQQQEQQMLPQAEDLSKSIREKSQSPLERAQTPTPSPILPPIPVITPSKSVSDRNRCQSVVPTDPSPEKQEKEKPKDSPKPSQTTPRRNGSVRKRQTSNAGSPPGEDRAAEHAEHLHIAKLVRRSSASRDGSLGLPAGTGAGEYSLAQMERIIDKSWEDLIEIDKTSETSKLQQLVDNIENKLTDPNQCIFCQKVMSCRSSLQMHIRTHTGERPFRCKICGRAFATKGNLKAHMSIHKIKPPMRSQFKCPVCHQKFSNGIILQQHIRIHTMDDGSAVQGQGQSQSLGAGDVERLGIEDQNSNKSLGTSDTLDFSTTISDHSGQRSESSQGGDFDEFMTMDSTDDSRDNSSATTITTTPLDRERDRDRRPTAHDCCDERSRSDLEGGGRESTNGTELPPMDLSSPSSAAAAAARLFGVNNGGAVLPMHGMPLLPPNLLLMAAAREEMHALGQAHAKFPLLPFGPLGFMGLQPPPNVCNLCFKMLPSLPALEAHLQCEHAKEVTIPSVRTHTNEATSPHAAKLSLNPNLFAKKSKPPSTPTPTPTPTVTPTPNPMQELMLAPAESVATNAASIKEDPDSQQLLADEAGCEGSAAAAVTCNNNPTTTNNSSAGFQQESAADAEQSLMKMQLHAHRFPASPLDFQQALMSAGPPSSSLDPPINNKHFCHVCRRNFSSSSALQIHMRTHTGDKPFQCNVCQKAFTTKGNLKVHMGTHMWTNPTSRRGRRMSLELPMRPGPGTGPGSTGAHGTATAEQEFMQRRPELFFPYLPPFFNGMPPKPGELSPGAFGNIPPPHFANGAKYPYPPGLLSFPGFLGAGQHPHPHPHPYAMERRSTSKSPTSEPAQSPSSREDEGSLGSNIWHPLSSIKLENNQNESTGNQSELDQDLEQEDNGDGDGVETGVRDVDENADVDPEAGVTELSDLMARSEK from the exons ATGTGTTCAATATTTCGTAATCGCATCAATTACCGGGGCACAGGTACACGCAGTACAACATCTGCTGGTAGTGGCAGCTCGACAGGTGCCGGAGCTGTTACTGGAGCAGGAGTTGGGGATAGAGATAATCTGCTGGCCAAGGAACTCAATgccgacagcaacaacaacggcagtaTAGCGGATGAGGTGCCACAACTTCATCCGAATGCAGGAACAGATGGAGAACTACCAATGGAAGTATCGGTGGAAACATCCTTGCCATCGTTGAATGAAGACCAGCAGCCGGAGAACAGCAATGAGGCTCTGGATCTTTCCGTAATCTCTGGCAGTCGATTGCCCACATCGGGGCACGTCGCACTTGAAGCTTTACAACATACCAAAGTGGCGGTGGCGCAGTTCGCCGCAACGGCGCTAGCAGGAGCAGCCGATCCCAGCGATCTGGCCATGGTACAGTCGACGATCTTCAATGTGCAGCGCCAACATCTGATGCAACTGCAGCTCATCCAGCATCTACAGAGTCAATTGAAGAGGGCCGGAGGCGTGGTCGCTGCCCTCAGCAGACAGGGGCGGAACGATGAAGAGCGCGACGACGTGGAAGAGGAGGAAGATGCGGAAGTGGAGGCGGAAGCGGAGGTGGAGGAACAGAAGGTGCGAGAGACCGAGCAGGAATATCTGGTCAAGGGAAAGCCAAGGATGAATGGTGAAGTGCTCGAGGATGACCACGTGCGGCTTAAGGAGAGTTTAAAGACTGATGGGCATAACTTGACCTTGAAAATGGCAATCGAGTGCAATAAGGAAAGTGAAGGCGAACgggaaagagagcgagaaagagagcacATCAAGCGGGAGGATGAGCGCGAGATTGAGGCGGAAGTCGAACCCGAGACGGAGAATGAGTATCAACCGCTAATGTGCGATATCAGCTCCAGTCTGGCATCGAGTATTATCACCAACCACGACCCGCCGCCAGCGCCCAATGAGCCCAACTGCCTGGAGATGCTGCAACGCCGCACGGAGGAGGTATTGGATTCCGCATCGCAGAGCCTTCATGCTGCACAAATGCAAGAGGAGTACTCGGAATATGCCTCGAAAGAAGCACAGAGTCGCGGAGAGATCTTTAAGCATCGCTGTAAGTATTGCGGCAAGATCTTTGGCAGCTACTCAGCCCTGCAGATCCATCTGCGTTCCCACACCGGTGAACGACCCTTCCACTGCAACGTGTGTGGCAGCAAGTTCACAACTAAAGGTAATCTCAAAGTCCACTACCAGCGTCACACTCAGATCTTTCCTCCCATGATGCTGCCGCCTGTAGTAAATGGAGGGGCCAtagcaggagcaggaggaggatCATCCTCGGGAAGTGCAGAACAGTTTGCCGCTCTGACGCCAATTCGGTTACCCTTTGTGCCACCCGCGCCTCTTgcaccgccaccaccacctAGCAGAGATCCTTGTGcccaggagcagcagcaagcgcAGTCAATACAGCAGATTCatcaacagcaagagcaacaaatgCTTCCGCAGGCCGAGGATCTCAGTAAGTCGATTCGGGAGAAGTCTCAATCGCCCCTTGAACGTGCACAGACACCAACACCAAGTCCCATCCTACCTCCCATTCCTGTCATAACACCAAGTAAATCCGTGTCCGATCGTAATAGATGCCAGAGCGTAGTTCCAACGGATCCCTCACCTGAGAAACAAGAAAAGGAGAAGCCCAAAGATAGTCCCAAGCCAAGTCAAACGACACCCCGTCGGAATGGCAGTGTGCGAAAGCGACAGACAAGCAATGCAGGCAGTCCGCCAGGCGAGGATAGAGCGGCAGAGCATGCTGAGCATTTGCACATTGCCAAGCTCGTGCGTCGCTCCTCCGCTAGCAGGGATGGCTCATTGGGTCTGCCTGCCGGAACGGGGGCCGGAGAGTATTCACTGGCGCAGATGGAACGCATCATAGACAAGTCATGGGAGGATCTAATTGAGATAGACAAGACATCGGAGACGTCGAAGCTTCAGCAGCTGGTGGACAATATTGAGAACAAGTTGACGGATCCTAATCAGTGCATCTTTTGCCAAAAGGTTATGTCTTGCCGCAGCTCCCTTCAGATGCATATTAGAACCCACACAGGTGAAAGACCCTTTCGCTGCAAGATCTGTGGACGTGCCTTTGCCACCAAAGGCAATCTGAAGGCACACATGAGCATACACAAAATCAAACCGCCCATGCGTAGTCAGTTCAAATGTCCTGTGTGCCATCAGAAGTTCTCCAATGGCATCATTCTTCAGCAGCACATTCGCATCCACACTATGGATGATGGTAGCGCTGTGCAAGGTCAAGGGCAGAGCCAGAGTCTAGGAGCTGGCGATGTCGAACGTCTGGGCATTGAGGATCAGAACTCAAACAAGTCATTGGGTACTTCAGACACCCTGGACTTCTCCACCACTATCTCTGATCATTCAGGACAACGTTCCGAGTCGTCGCAGGGCGGCGACTTCGATGAGTTCATGACCATGGACAGCACAGACGATTCGCGTGACAATTCGAGTGCCACAACAATCACCACAACGCCTCTGGACAGAGAAAGAGATCGAGACAGACGACCCACTGCTCATGATTGCTGTGATGAACGTTCCAGATCCGATTTGGAGGGTGGTGGACGCGAAAGTACCAACGGTACCGAACTGCCTCCCATGGATCTCTCATCTCCATCGTCGGCAGCTGCGGCAGCGGCCCGTCTCTTTGGCGTAAACAACGGTGGAGCGGTGTTACCCATGCACGGCATGCCCCTGCTACCCCCAAATCTGCTGTTGATGGCCGCAGCTCGCGAGGAGATGCACGCCCTAGGACAGGCACATGCCAAGTTTCCGCTGTTGCCCTTCGGACCGCTCGGATTTATGG GTCTGCAACCGCCCCCCAATGTGTGCAACTTGTGCTTCAAGATGCTACCCAGTCTCCCCGCCTTGGAGGCCCATCTGCAATGCGAACATGCCAAAGAAGTTACAATTCCCTCGGTCCGCACCCACACTAACGAAGCGACGTCACCACACGCAGCCAAG CTCTCTCTCAATCCAAATCTGTTTGCCAAGAAGTCAAAGCCGCCATCGACGCCGACACCAACGCCGACGCCGACTGTGACTCCAACTCCAAATCCGATGCAGGAGCTGATGCTGGCGCCGGCGGAGTCAGTGGCAACTAATGCGGCGTCCATCAAAGAAGATCCCGACTCCCAGCAGCTGCTGGCCGATGAGGCAGGCTGCGAGGGgagtgctgcagctgctgtcaCGTGCAACAACAATCCtacaacaacgaacaacagTAGCGCGGGCTTTCAGCAGGAGAGTGCAGCCGATGCGGAACAGTCCCTGATGAAGATGCAGCTGC ATGCTCATCGCTTTCCAGCTAGTCCGCTGGACTTTCAACAGGCCTTGATGTCAGCCGGGCCGCCCAGCTCCAGCCTCGATCCGCCAATAAACAATAAGCATTTCTGCCACGTTTGCCGGCGCAACTTTAGCTCCAGTTCCGCGCTCCAGATCCACATGCGAACCCACACCGGAGACAAGCCCTTTCAATGCAATGTGTGCCAGAAGGCTTTCACTACCAAGGGTAACCTCAAG GTTCATATGGGCACGCACATGTGGACCAATCCAACATCGCGTCGTGGTCGTCGCATGTCCTTGGAGCTGCCTATGCGACCTGGACCTGGAACTGGTCCTGGTTCTACTGGAGCCCATGGAACAGCCACTGCCGAGCAGGAATTTATGCAGCGTCGACCTGAACTATTCTTTCCCTATTTGCCACCATTTTTCAACGGAATGCCCCCCAAG CCTGGTGAACTAAGTCCTGGTGCCTTTGGAAACATACCGCCTCCGCATTTTGCCAACGGTGCAAAGTATCCATATCCACCGGGTCTGCTGAGTTTTCCAGGCTTTCTAGGTGCAGGCCAGCATCCCCATCCGCATCCCCATCCATACGCCATGGAACGAAGGAGTACCAGCAAGTCGCCAACATCGGAGCCCGCACAGAGTCCATCGTCCCGTGAGGATGAAGGATCGCTGGGCAGCAATATCTGGCATCCCTTGAGTAGCATCAAGCTAGAGAACAATCAAAATGAGAGTACTGGCAACCAAAGCGAACTCGATCAAGATCTGGAACAGGAGGACAATGGAGATGGCGATGGAGTAGAAACTGGAGTTAGAGATGTCGATGAGAATGCCGATGTTGATCCGGAGGCGGGCGTTACAGAGCTTTCAGATCTAATGGCTAGGTCGGAGAAGTAG
- the LOC132789472 gene encoding homeotic protein spalt-major isoform X2 produces the protein MCSIFRNRINYRGTGTRSTTSAGSGSSTGAGAVTGAGVGDRDNLLAKELNADSNNNGSIADEVPQLHPNAGTDGELPMEVSVETSLPSLNEDQQPENSNEALDLSVISGSRLPTSGHVALEALQHTKVAVAQFAATALAGAADPSDLAMVQSTIFNVQRQHLMQLQLIQHLQSQLKRAGGVVAALSRQGRNDEERDDVEEEEDAEVEAEAEVEEQKVRETEQEYLVKGKPRMNGEVLEDDHVRLKESLKTDGHNLTLKMAIECNKESEGEREREREREHIKREDEREIEAEVEPETENEYQPLMCDISSSLASSIITNHDPPPAPNEPNCLEMLQRRTEEVLDSASQSLHAAQMQEEYSEYASKEAQSRGEIFKHRCKYCGKIFGSYSALQIHLRSHTGERPFHCNVCGSKFTTKGNLKVHYQRHTQIFPPMMLPPVVNGGAIAGAGGGSSSGSAEQFAALTPIRLPFVPPAPLAPPPPPSRDPCAQEQQQAQSIQQIHQQQEQQMLPQAEDLSKSIREKSQSPLERAQTPTPSPILPPIPVITPSKSVSDRNRCQSVVPTDPSPEKQEKEKPKDSPKPSQTTPRRNGSVRKRQTSNAGSPPGEDRAAEHAEHLHIAKLVRRSSASRDGSLGLPAGTGAGEYSLAQMERIIDKSWEDLIEIDKTSETSKLQQLVDNIENKLTDPNQCIFCQKVMSCRSSLQMHIRTHTGERPFRCKICGRAFATKGNLKAHMSIHKIKPPMRSQFKCPVCHQKFSNGIILQQHIRIHTMDDGSAVQGQGQSQSLGAGDVERLGIEDQNSNKSLGTSDTLDFSTTISDHSGQRSESSQGGDFDEFMTMDSTDDSRDNSSATTITTTPLDRERDRDRRPTAHDCCDERSRSDLEGGGRESTNGTELPPMDLSSPSSAAAAAARLFGVNNGGAVLPMHGMPLLPPNLLLMAAAREEMHALGQAHAKFPLLPFGPLGFMATEAKGEAR, from the exons ATGTGTTCAATATTTCGTAATCGCATCAATTACCGGGGCACAGGTACACGCAGTACAACATCTGCTGGTAGTGGCAGCTCGACAGGTGCCGGAGCTGTTACTGGAGCAGGAGTTGGGGATAGAGATAATCTGCTGGCCAAGGAACTCAATgccgacagcaacaacaacggcagtaTAGCGGATGAGGTGCCACAACTTCATCCGAATGCAGGAACAGATGGAGAACTACCAATGGAAGTATCGGTGGAAACATCCTTGCCATCGTTGAATGAAGACCAGCAGCCGGAGAACAGCAATGAGGCTCTGGATCTTTCCGTAATCTCTGGCAGTCGATTGCCCACATCGGGGCACGTCGCACTTGAAGCTTTACAACATACCAAAGTGGCGGTGGCGCAGTTCGCCGCAACGGCGCTAGCAGGAGCAGCCGATCCCAGCGATCTGGCCATGGTACAGTCGACGATCTTCAATGTGCAGCGCCAACATCTGATGCAACTGCAGCTCATCCAGCATCTACAGAGTCAATTGAAGAGGGCCGGAGGCGTGGTCGCTGCCCTCAGCAGACAGGGGCGGAACGATGAAGAGCGCGACGACGTGGAAGAGGAGGAAGATGCGGAAGTGGAGGCGGAAGCGGAGGTGGAGGAACAGAAGGTGCGAGAGACCGAGCAGGAATATCTGGTCAAGGGAAAGCCAAGGATGAATGGTGAAGTGCTCGAGGATGACCACGTGCGGCTTAAGGAGAGTTTAAAGACTGATGGGCATAACTTGACCTTGAAAATGGCAATCGAGTGCAATAAGGAAAGTGAAGGCGAACgggaaagagagcgagaaagagagcacATCAAGCGGGAGGATGAGCGCGAGATTGAGGCGGAAGTCGAACCCGAGACGGAGAATGAGTATCAACCGCTAATGTGCGATATCAGCTCCAGTCTGGCATCGAGTATTATCACCAACCACGACCCGCCGCCAGCGCCCAATGAGCCCAACTGCCTGGAGATGCTGCAACGCCGCACGGAGGAGGTATTGGATTCCGCATCGCAGAGCCTTCATGCTGCACAAATGCAAGAGGAGTACTCGGAATATGCCTCGAAAGAAGCACAGAGTCGCGGAGAGATCTTTAAGCATCGCTGTAAGTATTGCGGCAAGATCTTTGGCAGCTACTCAGCCCTGCAGATCCATCTGCGTTCCCACACCGGTGAACGACCCTTCCACTGCAACGTGTGTGGCAGCAAGTTCACAACTAAAGGTAATCTCAAAGTCCACTACCAGCGTCACACTCAGATCTTTCCTCCCATGATGCTGCCGCCTGTAGTAAATGGAGGGGCCAtagcaggagcaggaggaggatCATCCTCGGGAAGTGCAGAACAGTTTGCCGCTCTGACGCCAATTCGGTTACCCTTTGTGCCACCCGCGCCTCTTgcaccgccaccaccacctAGCAGAGATCCTTGTGcccaggagcagcagcaagcgcAGTCAATACAGCAGATTCatcaacagcaagagcaacaaatgCTTCCGCAGGCCGAGGATCTCAGTAAGTCGATTCGGGAGAAGTCTCAATCGCCCCTTGAACGTGCACAGACACCAACACCAAGTCCCATCCTACCTCCCATTCCTGTCATAACACCAAGTAAATCCGTGTCCGATCGTAATAGATGCCAGAGCGTAGTTCCAACGGATCCCTCACCTGAGAAACAAGAAAAGGAGAAGCCCAAAGATAGTCCCAAGCCAAGTCAAACGACACCCCGTCGGAATGGCAGTGTGCGAAAGCGACAGACAAGCAATGCAGGCAGTCCGCCAGGCGAGGATAGAGCGGCAGAGCATGCTGAGCATTTGCACATTGCCAAGCTCGTGCGTCGCTCCTCCGCTAGCAGGGATGGCTCATTGGGTCTGCCTGCCGGAACGGGGGCCGGAGAGTATTCACTGGCGCAGATGGAACGCATCATAGACAAGTCATGGGAGGATCTAATTGAGATAGACAAGACATCGGAGACGTCGAAGCTTCAGCAGCTGGTGGACAATATTGAGAACAAGTTGACGGATCCTAATCAGTGCATCTTTTGCCAAAAGGTTATGTCTTGCCGCAGCTCCCTTCAGATGCATATTAGAACCCACACAGGTGAAAGACCCTTTCGCTGCAAGATCTGTGGACGTGCCTTTGCCACCAAAGGCAATCTGAAGGCACACATGAGCATACACAAAATCAAACCGCCCATGCGTAGTCAGTTCAAATGTCCTGTGTGCCATCAGAAGTTCTCCAATGGCATCATTCTTCAGCAGCACATTCGCATCCACACTATGGATGATGGTAGCGCTGTGCAAGGTCAAGGGCAGAGCCAGAGTCTAGGAGCTGGCGATGTCGAACGTCTGGGCATTGAGGATCAGAACTCAAACAAGTCATTGGGTACTTCAGACACCCTGGACTTCTCCACCACTATCTCTGATCATTCAGGACAACGTTCCGAGTCGTCGCAGGGCGGCGACTTCGATGAGTTCATGACCATGGACAGCACAGACGATTCGCGTGACAATTCGAGTGCCACAACAATCACCACAACGCCTCTGGACAGAGAAAGAGATCGAGACAGACGACCCACTGCTCATGATTGCTGTGATGAACGTTCCAGATCCGATTTGGAGGGTGGTGGACGCGAAAGTACCAACGGTACCGAACTGCCTCCCATGGATCTCTCATCTCCATCGTCGGCAGCTGCGGCAGCGGCCCGTCTCTTTGGCGTAAACAACGGTGGAGCGGTGTTACCCATGCACGGCATGCCCCTGCTACCCCCAAATCTGCTGTTGATGGCCGCAGCTCGCGAGGAGATGCACGCCCTAGGACAGGCACATGCCAAGTTTCCGCTGTTGCCCTTCGGACCGCTCGGATTTATGG CGACAGAAGCGAAAGGGGAAGCTCGATAA